One window of the Bacteroidia bacterium genome contains the following:
- a CDS encoding M4 family metallopeptidase, which translates to MKKLYFVLFAWFILFVSNTGFSQKNVNSTPSISKIAWTKGSPSWITFKPQVNMPGNQILLVYKAEFGLETNDEMKMIRQENDKIGFTHYRYQQYYKGVPVEGAVFIIHDKGGKAKSANGQIVKGLNVSNNAQIVPLVALNKAMQEVPSEKYVWQDNESQKMLKQLKNDPNASYYPIPELIVFDKKFSGNASSYKLAYKVEIYSLKPLVRKYIYIDANNGEVLHSINMIQHTDVNAVGVTKYNGNQPIVIDSTGPGAYRLREAGRGNGIITKSTQNGEDYVQAIDVTDDSVFFNSDDVAVNAHWAAEMTYDYYLNVFGRNSFDNNGAALLSYVHYSTGYANAFWDGQRMTYGDGDGTYSAFTSLEICGHEITHAVTEHTANLVYQDESGALNESFSDMFGTSIEFMADATPNWLIGEDIGSAFRSMSNPNDYQNPDTYLGTYWDLDPNNMDNGGVHTNSGVANYWFYLLCEGGSGTNDNGDAFNVTALGHATAENIAYQTLAYFLTPSANYYDAYQATLQAAQNIYGNCSNEAYQTANAWAAVGVGYPYDPQKVYVVDVTAPTTSCGLGLEAVSALLFYNGCNSSLPANDTISLAYQFDGGAMVYEYYKLVSPWIGGDSLAVQFTLPVDASALGNHTLNCWVKYGSGTTGFTDSLMGYTFQTLLQQNIDVGVVAITSPSSSCSLTANEPVTVKIKFFGCDSLAIGDTIDVAYRVNGGSPLTEQFILPNNMYPTDTFTYVFNQKLDASADGTFIIDAWTDFNVDTLNTNDMKSGYVVKNIKSLGTTLLGFEELNASDFFLPITTRYSNIIIKTQAHAPGSAKGLLMTGGNAMTYINLLEMPSGFNTWQINAFLSAKANFCIDAVAWNSVYLKFSLKQTHGGTLYSQYLGGVASDYTIASNLRILADGNQIGGTYNPTTPGSDPFVSHLIDLSSYSGTNFELTFETRNISKDTSIIIPFILDNAYLDNVRFFPGPSAINDTIYLQTDSYIDIPVLTNDNDYTVSALNTSLADLPVHGTAVLSGNTITYTPNASFSGIDSLTYNACYTSDPTVCDLAKVYIHVLQGPIAVIDTAGVRNDSLVKIDILSNDLLFGLPISNPVINQIPLHGTAIINGDLTLTYTPTDNIFLGKDSLTYSICYSEHSAICDEAKVYFRVHNDQSVAGIDGLESINLYPNPLKSKLTIEYSSINSGKANITITDVVGNVILSSEEHFTSGKNRKVYNLEKEPAGTYFVTIKTDNQRKVYKITKE; encoded by the coding sequence ATGAAAAAATTATACTTTGTTTTATTTGCATGGTTTATTCTGTTTGTATCAAATACAGGATTTTCCCAAAAGAATGTAAATTCAACTCCGTCAATTTCAAAAATTGCATGGACAAAAGGAAGTCCCTCATGGATTACTTTTAAACCACAGGTTAATATGCCCGGAAACCAGATTTTGCTTGTATACAAAGCTGAGTTTGGCTTAGAAACTAACGACGAAATGAAAATGATCCGTCAGGAAAATGATAAAATTGGGTTTACTCATTATCGTTATCAACAATATTATAAGGGAGTACCGGTAGAAGGTGCTGTGTTTATTATTCATGATAAAGGTGGAAAAGCAAAATCTGCAAATGGCCAGATTGTTAAAGGTCTTAATGTTTCAAATAATGCTCAGATTGTTCCATTGGTAGCTTTAAATAAAGCAATGCAGGAAGTTCCTTCTGAGAAATATGTCTGGCAGGATAACGAATCACAGAAAATGCTAAAACAATTAAAAAATGATCCGAATGCAAGTTATTATCCGATTCCTGAATTAATCGTTTTTGATAAGAAATTTTCAGGTAATGCATCTTCTTATAAATTAGCTTATAAGGTTGAAATTTATTCATTAAAACCATTGGTTCGTAAATATATTTATATTGATGCAAATAATGGCGAAGTTCTTCATAGTATTAACATGATTCAGCATACAGATGTTAATGCTGTTGGTGTAACAAAATATAATGGAAATCAGCCAATCGTTATTGATTCAACAGGTCCGGGAGCATATAGGCTAAGAGAAGCAGGAAGAGGTAATGGAATTATAACAAAGAGTACACAGAATGGCGAAGATTATGTTCAGGCTATTGATGTAACAGATGATAGTGTGTTTTTTAATTCTGATGATGTTGCTGTAAATGCACACTGGGCAGCCGAAATGACTTATGATTATTATTTGAATGTATTTGGCAGGAACAGTTTTGATAATAATGGAGCAGCTTTATTATCATACGTACATTATAGTACTGGTTATGCAAATGCTTTTTGGGATGGTCAGCGAATGACATACGGTGATGGCGATGGAACGTATTCAGCATTTACTTCACTAGAAATTTGCGGACACGAAATTACGCACGCTGTTACAGAACATACTGCAAACTTAGTTTATCAGGATGAATCAGGTGCATTAAATGAAAGTTTTAGTGATATGTTTGGAACTAGTATTGAGTTTATGGCAGATGCTACTCCAAATTGGTTAATAGGAGAAGATATCGGATCTGCATTTCGCTCAATGTCGAATCCAAACGATTATCAGAATCCTGATACTTATCTTGGAACATATTGGGATTTAGATCCGAATAATATGGATAATGGTGGTGTACATACAAATTCAGGTGTTGCTAACTATTGGTTTTATTTACTTTGCGAAGGAGGTTCGGGTACAAATGATAATGGTGATGCATTTAATGTTACAGCTTTAGGTCATGCAACAGCTGAGAATATTGCATACCAGACTTTAGCATACTTTTTAACACCTTCTGCAAATTATTATGATGCATACCAGGCAACATTACAGGCAGCACAGAATATTTATGGTAACTGTTCAAATGAAGCATATCAGACAGCAAATGCATGGGCAGCTGTGGGAGTTGGCTATCCTTACGATCCTCAAAAAGTATATGTTGTAGATGTTACGGCACCAACAACTTCGTGTGGTTTGGGATTAGAAGCTGTTTCTGCATTGTTATTTTATAATGGATGTAATTCATCATTACCTGCAAATGATACAATTTCTTTAGCATATCAGTTTGATGGTGGTGCAATGGTATATGAATATTATAAATTGGTTAGTCCATGGATTGGTGGTGATTCATTAGCAGTTCAGTTTACTTTGCCAGTTGATGCTTCTGCACTAGGTAATCATACGTTAAATTGCTGGGTAAAATATGGCTCAGGAACTACAGGTTTTACTGATAGTCTGATGGGATATACTTTTCAAACATTACTTCAACAAAATATTGATGTAGGTGTTGTGGCAATTACAAGTCCATCATCATCATGTTCACTTACCGCAAATGAACCAGTAACTGTAAAAATTAAGTTCTTTGGATGCGATTCACTTGCTATTGGTGATACTATTGATGTTGCATACAGAGTAAACGGAGGTAGTCCACTAACAGAACAGTTTATTCTTCCTAATAATATGTACCCTACAGATACTTTCACTTATGTTTTTAATCAGAAATTAGATGCTTCAGCAGATGGAACATTTATAATTGATGCATGGACAGATTTTAATGTTGATACCTTAAATACTAATGATATGAAATCTGGGTACGTTGTTAAAAATATAAAATCATTAGGAACAACGCTTCTTGGCTTTGAAGAATTAAATGCTTCGGATTTCTTTTTACCAATTACAACAAGGTATTCTAATATCATTATTAAGACTCAGGCTCATGCTCCTGGTAGTGCAAAAGGTTTGTTAATGACTGGAGGAAATGCAATGACATATATTAATTTGTTAGAAATGCCGAGTGGTTTTAACACTTGGCAGATAAATGCATTTTTATCAGCTAAAGCTAATTTCTGCATTGATGCAGTTGCATGGAATTCTGTTTATTTAAAATTCTCGTTAAAACAAACTCATGGTGGAACTCTTTATTCACAGTATCTTGGTGGTGTTGCAAGCGATTATACTATTGCAAGTAATTTAAGAATCTTAGCTGATGGTAACCAAATAGGAGGAACTTATAATCCTACAACTCCAGGTTCAGATCCTTTTGTTTCGCATTTAATTGATTTAAGTTCATATTCAGGAACAAATTTCGAGCTTACTTTTGAGACAAGAAATATTTCAAAAGACACTTCAATAATTATCCCGTTTATTCTTGATAATGCATATCTTGATAATGTCAGATTTTTTCCGGGACCTTCAGCAATAAATGATACTATCTATCTTCAAACTGATAGTTATATTGATATTCCTGTTTTAACAAATGACAATGATTATACTGTTTCTGCTCTAAATACATCTTTAGCAGATCTTCCTGTTCATGGAACAGCGGTTTTAAGTGGAAATACAATAACTTATACTCCAAATGCATCATTTAGCGGAATAGATTCTCTTACCTATAATGCTTGTTATACTTCAGATCCGACTGTTTGTGATCTTGCTAAAGTATATATACATGTTTTGCAAGGACCAATTGCAGTAATTGATACAGCTGGTGTCAGAAATGATAGCTTAGTTAAGATTGATATTTTATCTAATGATCTTTTGTTTGGACTTCCAATTTCTAATCCCGTAATAAACCAGATACCTTTGCACGGTACTGCAATAATAAATGGCGATTTAACACTTACATATACTCCAACCGATAATATATTTTTAGGAAAAGATTCTTTAACATATTCAATTTGTTATTCAGAACATTCTGCAATTTGTGATGAAGCAAAAGTTTATTTCAGGGTACATAATGATCAGTCTGTTGCAGGAATTGATGGACTTGAATCAATAAACTTATACCCAAATCCTTTAAAATCTAAATTAACAATCGAATATTCTTCGATAAATTCGGGTAAAGCAAATATTACAATTACAGATGTTGTAGGAAATGTTATTTTGTCATCTGAAGAACATTTTACTTCAGGTAAAAACAGAAAAGTGTATAATTTAGAAAAAGAACCTGCAGGAACATATTTTGTAACAATAAAAACTGATAATCAAAGGAAGGTTTATAAAATTACAAAAGAATAG
- a CDS encoding glycosyltransferase family 2 protein, producing the protein MISLSVVIITFNEEKNIQRCIEAVKNIADEIVVVDSFSTDKTEDICNKLNVKFVKHAFEGHIQQKNWAITQATSKYILSLDADEVLSPELEKSILEAKSNWQYDGYYFNRLTNYCGKWIKHCGWYPDKKLRLWDSSKGMWTGVNPHDKYELQQGATIGYLRGDLLHYSYYSISQHIEQINKFTEISSKAEFKNGRKVNLLGILFQPAWKFFRDFIIKGGFLDGYYGYVICKLSANAAFVKYLKIRELCKK; encoded by the coding sequence ATGATTTCACTATCTGTTGTTATAATTACCTTTAACGAAGAAAAAAATATTCAGCGATGTATCGAGGCAGTTAAGAATATTGCTGATGAAATCGTTGTGGTTGATTCTTTTTCAACAGATAAAACCGAAGATATTTGTAACAAATTAAATGTAAAATTTGTAAAACATGCTTTTGAAGGTCATATTCAACAAAAGAACTGGGCTATAACACAGGCAACATCAAAATATATTCTTTCACTTGATGCTGATGAAGTACTTTCACCTGAACTTGAAAAATCAATACTTGAAGCAAAATCAAACTGGCAATATGATGGTTATTATTTTAACCGTTTAACAAATTACTGTGGAAAATGGATTAAGCATTGCGGATGGTATCCTGATAAAAAATTAAGACTGTGGGATAGCTCAAAAGGCATGTGGACTGGCGTTAATCCTCATGATAAGTATGAATTACAACAAGGTGCAACAATTGGTTATTTAAGAGGAGATTTATTGCATTATTCTTATTATTCTATTTCTCAGCATATCGAACAAATAAATAAATTTACAGAAATTTCTTCAAAAGCAGAATTTAAAAATGGTAGAAAAGTAAATTTATTAGGAATCTTATTTCAACCCGCATGGAAGTTCTTTCGCGATTTTATAATTAAGGGAGGATTTTTGGATGGTTATTATGGTTATGTAATTTGCAAATTGTCGGCAAATGCAGCATTTGTGAAGTATTTAAAAATAAGAGAGCTATGTAAGAAATGA